Genomic segment of Leishmania panamensis strain MHOM/PA/94/PSC-1 chromosome 20 sequence:
CGTACTGCGTCTCTTTAGCTGCCACGGAGGATGAGCCGCCACAGCTGAAGGTAATCATCACCTACCCCACCGAGGACTACCCGGAATCGGCACCGTGCGCTGTCACGTTAGAGTGCATTGCCAAGACGTGCCGCATTCAAGTGGGCACCATAACGAAGCAagtcgccaccacctgcgagGAAAACATCGGCCTGCACAGCGCTGTGCTTGTGCTTCAGCAGGTGCAGGAGTTTCTGTCGCGCGCTatcgaagaagaagagagggcggaCCTGCTTCGCCGTGGAGAAGTAATCGCAACTGAGGCGGCAAAGCGTGCCGgtgctgtggaggaggacccGACCATCCGACTAGGCACAGCAGCCACGCGGGAGCTCTTCGAGGAGTGGATCCTCAAGCACAACGCGGAGAAGGCTAAGGCGCGGGCGGAACGCGAGAAGAAAGAAGTGAAGGTATCTGCCTCGAAGCTGTCGGGCCGACAACTCTGGGATAATAGTCTGAAATCCGCTGATTGGGCGCTGTTTGGGGGTGAAGTCGAAGAGGATGGCGGCGGGGATGTGGACTTTGACTCCATGAAGGATCTGAACGAGGATGAGTTTGATCTTGCGTAAGGAGGGCGTGtgtagggagagggggggggcgggctAACAGGTGAAACGCttgtccctccccctccccttacacacacacaccgttgTTGAGCTGATTGGCGACCATCTGTGTGTGTTAATGTTGCTGATGTTCTtgccttcctttcctcctAAATCAACGGCTAAGACTACCTGCGCACTCCACGTGTCATgaaaaagaagcacacacatCGAAAAGGGAGGTGCTTTGCCTCAGCCGCGGCACACGAACGCACCAAGAGCAACGTAATTCCCTcaacacacccacccacacacacgcgcacacacacacacaccgtcaGTGCAATGGGGAGGGGATTGGAGTGAAAGTCAACAAGCTTTATGCTGCTGGGGTCTCTGCATCTACTCGCAAGAGGTCGTTGGGGAGCAGCTACTAGTGTTTAGAAGGCGAGTGGCAACCTCTGATATCGTCGCCCTCCCCTGTCCCTTTctgccgctgtgtgtgtgcgtgttgggggggagggaggagggggtgtaCATCGAAAGTGCCCGGGTGTGACGAGCGAAAGGACCATTGACATTGTGGGAGTGTGGACCCACGTGGACTTcatacccctcccccccgaGGCCACACAGAGACGTAAAAGGATTTCACTACGGCCTTCTCTGTGACTgtgggtctctctctctttttccctctccctcctgaTCATCTTTGCGTTTTCGTATGCTTTTCCCTTTACATATTTGTGTCCCTCCTCAAGCTCTACAAGTGCTCTCCTCTCGACGGTTTAATTTGCACTTCTGCGCTGGCAATGGTCCAGGAGGTACTCCTGGCGATCACAGCGTTTGATTCCTGCCTCCCACCAtcccttctccccaccccccgcccccaaCAGGACACGACGTGAAACGGGGTAATACGAGCAGCATAGTCCTAGCTCCCACGGTGCGATCCCAATCCTTCGTTCCCCCACCACTCTACCCCACGCGCGCCCACACAGCAGTATTAGCGTAAGCAGCACTTGCTGACATTTTGCTCctcttgtttgtttcttttttttgtatATCGCGCCATCTTCACGAATCATGCTCGCGCCGAAAGGAAGTGTGTGGTGCGGTAGCAACTGCGGCAGCCCAAGTATCCGTGTCGGCCCCCATCTACGCAAAACGACGCCCTGGATGCCTTGGCACACCCTACTCTGTCAACGCCGCTGCTTTCAAGTGATCCAGCGTGGCCACGACCTGCCACAGAAGTCGCTCTATGACAAGCTTGGCTTCGCCAAAGACACCGAGGCGCGTGttgtgcggcgcagcaccactgAGCTACGAcaggcactgctgcgacGCGTCGAAGAGCTAAAGGACCCAGTGAATGACCCAGCGGACAAGAAACGAGTGGCAGAGCTGAAGGACGCGTACACCCGCCTGCAGGACGACTGCTTCCGCACTAACTACACAAGTCACTACTACGCCTCCAACGACGCTCGACTACACGTTctctgcgacggcggtcAGGTGGCCGCCAACTTCAATCCAGAACACCAACACTTCACTTATGTGGACCATGCCATTGACCGCGAGAGCACTAGCAGCGGTGTTGACTTCTCCTTGGCAAGCGGGACGGCTCGTGGATCAGCTTCGGGCGCTAGGCTATCCAGCCGCAGCGAGGTACcgacggcggaggcgctaGGTGATGCCTTCCGAAACGCCACCGGCGTAGGCGAGAACGCCAGTGGCGCCACCTCGTCGAACGCCACCGCTTACAAGGCTGCGGACGCAGCAGGGCCGCTGAACGGCACCGACATCACCCACTTGCTCCGCATCACCCTCGAGCAGAGTCTAGCAGGCTGTGAAGTGGAGATAGTGATCCACAAAAATGTCCGCTGTGCTAAGTGTCGCGGCTCGGGTCGGCAACAGCTTCGGACACCGCGGAAGTGCCCGCAGTGTCTGGGCCGTGGCTCTGTGCACATGCCAAGCGCCACCTATGACATTGAACGCCGGTGCCTCTACTGCGGTGGCGAGGGGACCGTACCGGCCCCGCCGTGCCGCACATGCGATGGCCGCGGCATTCAGCCCCACCAGGCGGTGCGGTTGCCGGTGGGCGTGCCTGCTGGTACCTTGTCCAATTCCCTCTTtcgccttcaccaccacggcCATGACGGGGTGCGTGGCGGCCATGCTGGTGACGTGCTGGTCACTGTGCTAGTGAGCGAGCACCGCTGTTTCTACCGCAACCCTGAGAGGAGCCACGAGCTGCATGCgatgctgccactgccgctctcAGTAGCATTACTCGGCGGCCGTGTCAAAGTACGGACGCTGAATGGATTCGGCATGGTGCACGTGCCGCCGTGCGTGCGAAGCGGTGAGGTTCTCCCGCTGGATGCGTATGGGGTACCGGATGCCACAGGTCGAGCCTCTgttgcggcagcagccccacATGCGATCCTCTACCACGTCCTGGTGATAATTCCAAAGGGGGATGCGCTGTCAGGACAGCAAAAAGCGGCACTACAGCGGTACGAGGCGCACCACAACCATTCGTCCATGACAGGGACAGAGGCAGAGGTCTTGGAGCCGCCTCACACCTTTGGTGGCGAAGTTCCGCAACAACAGACACCAGCGTCATCTGGCAGCACCGTCTCCCGCGCGCAGCTGATGGAAAGCTGCGCTGCCCTCAAATCTTCGTACAAGCACTGGTTTAGTGCAGGCTAACAGCACTCATGAGCCGGTGCAGTTTGTCTTTCACCGATCGCCGTGGCGAATGCGGGTAACGTGGATATGTGAGCTCCTCTAGAcctgtgtctgtgtgtgggggtaAAGTGACAAGATCgaaagtgcagcagcgcgatgcacagggggagagggaagagggaggggtgctgTGCGAAGAAGGTAGAACGCGTCGTTAACACAATGAGCAGGTGAAGTGTTCGATTCAGATTCGATTGCTAGGCAAGAGAAGCACGTGCATCGacaagcacagacacacacaaacaccaaTCAGCACAGAACGCACAGCCGTTCTGCGAAAGGTGGGGACAACGGAAAGGCAAGAATTGCTCTactccccccaccaccaccaccatcaccactaccctctccctcttccctttgcTTTCTCGCTCATCCGTAAAAGAGCAAATAGCACAAAGAGAACGACACAGAGAAGACACACGGAGACACTTAAAGAATGCAACAAATCTCCTCGGTTTGaagcaagcaaacaagcaaaaaaCGATGCTTCAAGACAGGCCTCTGTCTGCCTGTCTGCCTACCTCCCTGcctgggtgtgtgtgtgaaagtGAACCACTTGCGCAGTACCACACCGTCACGCGAAAAAtgcgtgcttttttttccatgTTTTCTAGTCTGTTTTTATCAgctctgctctccctctctttgccctcgtgctgctttgtgtgtgtgtgtgtgtgtgtgtgtgtgtgtgttattTTCTCGCTCAGTGAGTCCGCGCTTCCTAGAACCCAAACCgccgagcagctccgccgcagATCTCCGCTCTTTCGCTCACCCTGGCCTGCCTTCTCAagccaccccccctcctcctcccactccacCGCATCACGGAGAGtccgtcctctctctccctaaAAAATAACCTCAAGCCGAATCGACCCAAAAATACGAAGAAAaccagagaaaaaaacgccTCAACACACGAAAACGCACAGAGCGGCGTGTCAGTACTGCTGCCTTGTGACCCTCATATttggcgctggcggctgcccTTTTATCCCTCGCTGTTCTCGTGCGTTAGGCAATAGGCAAAGTCGGTTTTGGCTTGCTGCTGTGACACATGGCGGAGCGCAAGACCGCGTCAGGTAGTGCGTACTACCTCCCCTCACCGATGCTTCTGTCGCAGAACCAGAGTGAGGAGCGGGCAAAGTTTGTCGTGGTGAGCGGTGGGGTGTGCAGCTCCCTCGGTAAGGGTATCACGACTAGCGCCATCGGTGCCttgctgcgcgctgctggctACCGCGTGTGCAGCATCAAGATCGACCCTTATATCAACATTGACGCAGGACTCATGAGCCCGTACGAACATGGTGAGGTCTACGTGCTCgaagacggcggcgaggcggacCTCGACCTCGGCAATTACGAGCGTTGGATGTCGGTTCATCTGACACGCGACCACAATATAACAACCGGTAAGGTATACCAGAAGCTGTTGACGAAGGAACGCGCTGGAGGCTTTTTGGGCAAGACGGTGCAACTCGTCCCGCACTTCACGAACGAGGTTGTGAACCACATCTTTAAGATCTGCCAGACACCCATGAGTGGGTCGAACAAGCGGCCAGAGATTTGCATGATTGAGCTCGGAGGCACAGTGGGCGACATGGAATCGCAACCCTTCGTCGAGgcactgcgccgcctgcgctaTTCAATTCTGCCAGAGGACTTCTGTCTCCTGCACACGACGTACCTGCCGGTGTTTGGCGGAACGCAGAAGACGAAgccgacgcagcacagcTGTCGCGCACTGCTCTCCCTGGGGCTGCATCCCGACTTCCTTGTCTGCCGCAGCGAGCAGCCGCTGGCTGCGGATGTGAAGGAGAAGCTATCGAACCAGTGCGGTGTGCAGAGCAAGGATATCATCGGCGCCCCCAACGTTAGTTGTCTCTACGAGATTCCCATCGAGTTCGTTGACCAGGGCCTGATCGATCGTCTCTCGCACAAACTTCGTCTTCGGCCGAGCGTGCCGCCGATGGATGTGCCGACCTATCAGACCTTCAAGAAGTTCGCGAAAATTCTTCAGAACCCAAGCAACCAGAAGGTACGCATCGCTTTTGTTGGCAAGTACGTGACAGGTGGGTCGGACGCGTACTTCTCTGTGCTTCAGTGCTTCGAACACTGCCAGCTTATCCTCGGTATCAATGTCGAGGTCTTCTACctggagagcgaggagctGGAAGGCGAGAACGCCGAGGAGGCAAAGGCGATGCTGCTCAAGTGCGACGGCATCTTCGTGCCTGGCGGCTTCGGTGTTCGTGGCATCGACGGTAAGGTGAATGCGGTGCGGCTGGCCCGCGAGCACAATATTCCGTACTTTGGCGTCTGCCTCGGCATGCAGGTGGCCCTCATCGAGTTCGCTCGCAACAAGCTTGGCTGGCAAGATGCGAACAGCGAAGAGTTCGACGCTTCTAGCACGCACCAGATGGTTCGCATCATGGACGCAGATCGAGAGCGCATGGGTGCCAACATGCACCTTGGAGCGCGTGAAGTGCACATTGTGGAGTCGAACTCGCACATGAGCGCCATCTACTCTGGTGCCAAGGTTGTACtggagcgccaccgccaccgctatGAGGTGAACGCCAAGTACCTTGACGACCTACGCAGAGAAGGCCTCGTCATCTCCGCCGTCTCAGACCCCGACGCTGGCGCGAGTCTGCGCGTCGAAGCCATCGAAAATCTGTCGCTCAAGTTTTTCTTTGCCGTGCAGTTCCACCCGGAGTTTGTCTCCACCCCGCTCGACCCTTCTCCACCCTACCTTGCCTTCTTCGCGGCGGCCGCTGGCAAGGAAGTCAATTGGCCCGCAGAGTGCACCGGGCGCCGCCTGCCCGTCTCTGCCCAATCAAGCCAAGTGAGCAGTTGACGTCTTGACGAGAGAACAGAAGGCGACGGGAGGCACTCTTGTTGAGCGTGTTTGGGGGGGGTGTTGTGGCCTCCGCTTTTCGTGTTCTTGAAGGACGACAGAgtgggggagtggggggagcATGAAGACTCTCGACGTGGGCGGACGACGAGAAGCAAAGGAGGGGTTCGAAGCGCGCTTCGTAAAGGACTGCACGCCTGTGAGCgaccctctccctctctcgttgtgtgtctgtgcgctcATCGATTTTTCGCAAAATCTGCGCGAGCATTGCATACGCCGGAACATTTGGGCGCACACTccggaagggaaaaaaaggtgGTGTGTGAGAAGGACGCACAtgacctccccctccctcccttgactccccccctccttttctcctcatCGACCCAGGCGTCCTCTCGCTTGTTTTCCTGCCGATTTGTCACGATGGCTGCGCCCTGTCATTCCTTGTCGCGGGCCGGTGTGGTCTTTTTGCGTGCTTTTTCGAGATGTGGTGAGTGTGGGGACTCCTTTGTCCGCTGACTTTCGTCCGCCACGCCTGTTTCTGCAGCCCCTTcgctccacccccacccccctcccacccacccacacgtcGGAATGGCGTAGACGCGCGAAACACGTGACGAGGATGTCCAATGAAAGCAGCTCATGACTCTCTTGCGTCaagcccctctctccctcttccttaATGCGTAGACGCATGCAACGGAGGAGGGAACCCATACAATGCCGATAGAAGGCGCgcttcgctcttcctctttctctctcatcctCTTGCAGCTGAGGGTACCTCACCGTCGTACAACGGAAGCACAGGAAAAAGTGGCGAAAGGGGTTGTTAACAGTGTAGGAGAGCTTCTCCCTCCACCGAActcgaaagagagagagcaaacaTACAAGCAGGGAGAACAGAAAGCAAAAATGAGCAAGGCGGGCGCAGATCCTGTGTCAATGGGTTAAGAAGAGAGCGCTGTGAACCGCTTTGCgcaccccccgccccctcagCAGATCCGTGAAGGTGCGAGCGGAGTCAGCAACAGTGCAAGCTGCGAAGGAGGGTctgggggagagagaagctgaGATCTGAGAGTCGAAGGGCAGGGAATTCTTTTCACGCTattgtttttgttttctgttCTTCGCTATGCTGTCCTATCATTCTtgcgccctcccccctgttcacccctccccccacaccagcccccccctcctcctcctctcttcttcctctaaCTCCAACCTCCTCGTTGCGTGCCTttgcttcttccccttttactcttcttcacctcgaGGCTGTGAtgctctccctttcctgcTCGGtcctctcttccgcttttAGCTTTGCCCATCTTTTCGCTAGCTCGAGAGCACAGGCCAATGACAAGGAGGtgagagcaaaagagaacaacGCCATCCCGTGTGACGGTGAGAGACGaagaacgaaagaaagaaacaaaaCATAAAAACAGGCGCTATGCACGCAGCGATAACTCGAGCATGGAAAGGGGCAAACTGTGGGGTGCCTCTCGTCGGGCCTCTGTCGTGCACTCATGCAAAGGAGGGCTGTGATGGTCAAGTGATGATGCACTACGCAAACTCTGTGTGTTTGTTGTTAAGCAGTGGCGGGTTGCTAACGGTTTCTCTTATTACCGCTAAGCCCTGATTTCTTCCACATCGATGCGTGTAATTTCTATCAAGGAGAAGGACAACAAGGACTAGACGGGCACAGAGTCAACGGCGGCTCACTTCTGCATGGGTTTGCACGTGTCTAATGCCAAAGTTGGTCCGACAAGGACGACCTCCATCCCTCCCCTGCGACCAAATGCCTCAGCTCTGGACTTTTTATTCAGCAGGTATGTGTCTGCGTAGGcgagggtgtgtggggggggggggggacggggaATAAGAATATGCGTGTGCGGCACGTGTCACATTCAGGTGCAGTCCTGCCATCTTCACGCACAATAAAAAAGGGcaacgcagcagcgttggggtgattctctctccccctctccctccctctctctctctgtgccgcaCCTTTTTGGCCTTTGTTGTCTTTTGGTTACTTCCATTTTCCGGTAAAGCCGCCCTCACGGGCGTGTCTCAACTTTTTCGCATTCATTTCTTTATACCCATTCCTTCCATAGCCTCTGGCGAGGAACCGAGAAAGGGTCGCAGTATCAGTGAGCCACCAAtacagacacatacacaagaAGCTCCCCCTGCGTATCCCTTCCAAGCAGCCGCGGCTCACGTTTGCTTCGACGTGTGAGGCGCGTGGGTAGCGCATGTACACGCATCGCGTTGTGTTTTGAGCGTCGCTTCCCCGGTTTCACCACCTCATTCGACTGGCGCAGATTCGTCTTGGCTTTGCGCAACTTTGACTGCGTGCGTTCACTTTGGATTCGTACAATGGATGCGGCGGAGACTGGAAACACTGACGTAGTTGAACTGGTAAGTGACCACTACTTCCCCTCTGACACCAATGAGGCGACgtaccaacagcagcaactccGCGGTAATGGTAACCGTGATGGCGGCCCGTCGACGCAACTGGGCTTGACCTCTACCAGCGGGCAGGAACTCGAGGGATACATTTATTCGGACGCCGCGGTGTTGGATCTGCAGTCGCACGCGTGGATTTCAGTTCccagcgcagcggtgcggcgacgccgctggcgcCTTGTGAACTGCATGTGGGAGCAGAACCCGcccatcgccatcaccaTCACGGATCTTTCTTTATCGGTGAAGCCAACCCAAGAATCTCTCTGGGTGGTTCCTCAGGAGGCCAATGCCTCCACCACCGACGCGTTGCAACAGGACTCTTCTTTTCTGCAGGTACCACACGAGAAGGCAAGCGCCAAGGCGAGCGAGTCTTTACGCGATGAGCATGTCGTCACTGATGGCAGCGTAGCGGCTAAAGACTCGCATCCGCTAGTGATGGCGCCAGGCTCAGCGGGCTCTTGGAACATAACGAAATGGCGACTGGCCGATGCACCGTACTTGCATCGAGGCTTCACAAGCGACGTGTTTCCGTCCGAGTGTCGCCAACTCCTCGAAGACCTCCCCATGGGCACACAGATGGAGGACTGGAGCATGTTTGTTGTGGCGGCCACGCTCAGCTTTTACCAGCGGCAAGCACACGAGTGGGCAACCTCATGGTGGACGTGGTGTGCTGAACTGAGTGGCAGGGGCGGCATCCTACTCCCTGGGTGGCTGACTGCGCCAAGTGCAGGTGCTACCGTGGATGGAAACCTATTGAGCGTGGCCGGGAGCGTCACTaccacagccaccgccgctgcttcagcagtgCTTGCGCCACTGCTCAGCGTACTGTACGCTCTGAGCTGCCTGCTACGCGCTGGGCATCATGCGCTCGCCCAATTGTTGTCGTATGAGACACTGCTCACTCTTCCAGCGAAAGATTCCATAATGTGGAGCCTTGTCACCAACGATCTGTGGAGGCTGCAGATGGAACTGATGCTCCTCAGCATCGCCTTCATCTTGCTTTTCGTGTGCGCGCTCGTGGTCATGCGCTACCGGAAGTACACCGAGACTTTGGAGTCGTGGGAGGCAGAGATGACGAGACACAatgcggcagaggtggcgaagTGGGCAGCGGAAATggacctgcggcagcgagtgGCGCGCACCACAACATCCGCTGGCGTCGCCACAGGAGAGCCCTCCACCCACGCCAATGcgagcggcgacagcagcagcggccttTTCAAGGCCCCTGCGAGAGCGTCATCGGCGTCCCTGagtggctgcggcagcctTCGAAGGGAGCCGTTGGCAGAGATGCCGCGTGAAGTGTTGGACAGCGTCTCCAAGTGCCAAGATGGTTCTTTGTGGTATGTTGACAGCGAGGGAGCAGCCTCCATTGTTTCCTcccagcgccagctgcgcgagagcagcgacagcggtaCGAGCGACGCATCGATGCCTCAGTTCTCTGGTGAGCTGCTTCAGGACTCTTTCCGAGGTTGTGGCGCTACTGCTGATGGCGGCGTTGACGTAGTCGGAGGCAACGCAACTAAGCCGGTAAGGGTATCTGCTAGCCTTTTCCTTACTGAACAAGAACCTTCCGTTGCCACTGGTGATGAGTGGGTAGTTGCAGGGGGTAGCCGATAACGTGCGTCGCAACAGCGACAACGGCACCGTTTACGCTTATTGAGCCAGATGGTCGCTAGTGATAAGAATGCTGAAGTCTCCGAATGCGTACGACGGGCAGGGCAGCCAAACACTACCATGGATGGGCATCGTGCCACCGCAGGTCCTCGACAATACATCAAGTGAGGCGGCAACGccgaggggggggtgaaggcaGCGCCGCGAAACAGAAAGTCCAGTCCAAAGACAGCGGCTCCAGCAcctgtcctctctcctccgcccacGTGTTTGTGGAGCAGGGCGGAGGCACaggtggcgacgctgctaTCGCTACGGGGACGTCACCGGTATTCACCATGAATGTACCGCCGGTGTAAACCAGGacgcggagctgcagcggggggaaggggaaaacagCGCGGAGGAGACGCGGCAATCACAGCAGCCGGCGTTTCCTTTCAACGGCAAATCACCCTTCACCCGTTCCCGCCCTGCCCAACCGCCGCCTGTGATGATGAGACACGTAACACCGCCCAGACCTCCTACGAAGGTGTGCTGACGACTTTAATGTGGAGCACTGCGACACACTAATGATACAGCGTGGatgcagcgcggcgccacaCGACTCCGCTTTGCCGCGCGGCTCTTCCCCTgctgccacacacacgctcgcagTAGGATTTTTTTCGAGCTTGGCTGCTACTCACTTCGATGTGCTGACATAtatgggtgggtgtgtttgtATTTCAACGTGCCCATTCTGCCATACAACCGGAGCCAAGCACTTCACTAGgcctgtcacaggcccatTGCGTGGTGTAAAGCAGCTCTTGGGGTACCTTGCTCCAAAGCGTCAAGCCCGCCGCCCACGCACGGCCCCGGCCCCAaaccccacccacccctcccgGCGGgatgcgttcgagtcacgccgacactctgcccatcacacGTGGGTGGTGCAAACGCGtgcactgtcgcaggtctctccgacgcagcgctgtccAGGGCCTCACCGCCCGCATCAGCGGTGGtacggcagtggcaggggTAGGGGGCCTGCCTGGCTTTCTCACccagagagagtgaggaatAGCGAGTCCTGTGGTGCCACGAGCTGAGGTGTCTCCCTCTGCTTCTTCCCTAGTCATGGCTTTCATatgcatgtgtatgtgtacaATCACCTTTTTACCTCTTCTAGAAATGGTGCGTCCTTGTTGTAGTCCTTGTCTTTTTTTGAAAGTTGCCACCTACCGATATCTGCAAGTTTGCGGAGACGGTGGGCGGGTCAGTCGAACAGCTCCAgcgtgcgtgcctctctttctctgcctgcctgcctgcctgttTGCTTGcttctttgtttgtttgtttctgttcggctgtgtgcctgtgtacACTTCTGTGAGCTAAAGGTCCACAGGCGCACGGTTACATCCGCGTGCTTATCGATTCAGTCATGTGGGCTCATTAAGAAATATAGTCGTCGCTCATGTCCACTCTACACACCTGTGCGCTgctaccccctctctcaaTCACTCACAGCCAATCATGTCCTCTCATAGGAGCCTTGCTGTCGCGCTTGCTCTCCCCATCGACTGGGCAGGCGTGTATGGCCATACTTCTATAGATGTATATGTGTACCCGCGCGCCCTACGGGTCGTCCACCAGCTAGAGAGAAGGCGATCTAGGCAGCAGTTCAGCGCACCTTTGCCCATCTACGTGCTGGTGAACTGTGCATTTTGCCCCCACCTTTACGTGCCTCCCTTTCGCCCTATGCTGTTCCAAGCCGCTTGCTAAGCGGATAAGAAGGccggaaagaaaaggcagcCCTCTTTGCGCTTTTTCCTGTGCTTTTCTACTACGCTCCctgcccttttcctcttgaCTCTGTCAGCCGatcgcacacacagacacgcgtcTATCATTCTCTCGACAGAGTAGTAACGCGGTCGCACGTCTCGACTGACCTTGCTTAGCGGTCttcttgcgcttctcctctttttcctccctccctctctctctctctgcctgtctgtctgtctgtctctttAGCGCCTGGACAAAGTGCTCTACCAAAGGCATGGACATGCATGAGGTCCAcgttgccgccaccgctgcggatACGACGGCAACTGCGCAGCAACCCTCTGCAGAATTAACTGCCACCGCTCCCTTCGCAGAAGATCCGACTGTACACCCGAATCCGCAGTCACCGCCATCCTCGACAGTGTCTGGCACCTTCAGTGCAACTACTGGTGTAGCGGAGGCAAAGCGGGTTACTGCCACGCTGTCAACCGCAGCAGACTCGCTTGAGCCAGTGCTCGTAGGCAAGGTCGTGTCCGCAGAGTTCAGCGAAGCGCGCTCGACACGCCAGGCCTCTGACTTGAACGCCGTACAGAACGACACAGGCCCACCACGCCGAGTCCACAGCGGCGAGCAGAAGGAGTGCTTCCCACCCGCGACATCGGCAtcgttttcctcctcttcgaacagcaacaacgatTCCAGCAATGGGGATGCCAGCTTTGACCACATAGAGCTCATCTTCGACTTTGGCCGCTACGTCGGTCAGGTGGATCCACTTACGGGCCTTCGTGATGGTCACGGGTGCCAACACTACAATAGCGGCAACGTCTACACCGGTGAGTGGCGTAACGGTGCCGCTGACGGCTTCGGTGAAAAGTGCTACAAGAACGGCGATGTGTACCGCGGCAACTGGCGCCAGGGGAAGCGCTCCGGCCGCGGGGCCTATCTCTTTGCACAGGGAGACTTCTACGACGGCATGTACCTGGAGGATGACCCGGAGGGTTATGGCATCTACACCACCCTCAAAGGTGACCGCTACGCAGGGCGGTGGAAGGCGGGGCACAAGCACGGCAAGGGCCGAGAGACGCTCGTAAATGGGCAG
This window contains:
- a CDS encoding hypothetical protein (TriTrypDB/GeneDB-style sysID: LpmP.20.4780) produces the protein MPPATEAQEMEMEMVQGMYDTYELLSNDPPSYCVSLAATEDEPPQLKVIITYPTEDYPESAPCAVTLECIAKTCRIQVGTITKQVATTCEENIGLHSAVLVLQQVQEFLSRAIEEEERADLLRRGEVIATEAAKRAGAVEEDPTIRLGTAATRELFEEWILKHNAEKAKARAEREKKEVKVSASKLSGRQLWDNSLKSADWALFGGEVEEDGGGDVDFDSMKDLNEDEFDLA
- a CDS encoding chaperone protein DNAJ-like protein (TriTrypDB/GeneDB-style sysID: LpmP.20.4790), yielding MLAPKGSVWCGSNCGSPSIRVGPHLRKTTPWMPWHTLLCQRRCFQVIQRGHDLPQKSLYDKLGFAKDTEARVVRRSTTELRQALLRRVEELKDPVNDPADKKRVAELKDAYTRLQDDCFRTNYTSHYYASNDARLHVLCDGGQVAANFNPEHQHFTYVDHAIDRESTSSGVDFSLASGTARGSASGARLSSRSEVPTAEALGDAFRNATGVGENASGATSSNATAYKAADAAGPLNGTDITHLLRITLEQSLAGCEVEIVIHKNVRCAKCRGSGRQQLRTPRKCPQCLGRGSVHMPSATYDIERRCLYCGGEGTVPAPPCRTCDGRGIQPHQAVRLPVGVPAGTLSNSLFRLHHHGHDGVRGGHAGDVLVTVLVSEHRCFYRNPERSHELHAMLPLPLSVALLGGRVKVRTLNGFGMVHVPPCVRSGEVLPLDAYGVPDATGRASVAAAAPHAILYHVLVIIPKGDALSGQQKAALQRYEAHHNHSSMTGTEAEVLEPPHTFGGEVPQQQTPASSGSTVSRAQLMESCAALKSSYKHWFSAG
- a CDS encoding cytidine triphosphate synthase, putative (TriTrypDB/GeneDB-style sysID: LpmP.20.4800) produces the protein MAERKTASGSAYYLPSPMLLSQNQSEERAKFVVVSGGVCSSLGKGITTSAIGALLRAAGYRVCSIKIDPYINIDAGLMSPYEHGEVYVLEDGGEADLDLGNYERWMSVHLTRDHNITTGKVYQKLLTKERAGGFLGKTVQLVPHFTNEVVNHIFKICQTPMSGSNKRPEICMIELGGTVGDMESQPFVEALRRLRYSILPEDFCLLHTTYLPVFGGTQKTKPTQHSCRALLSLGLHPDFLVCRSEQPLAADVKEKLSNQCGVQSKDIIGAPNVSCLYEIPIEFVDQGLIDRLSHKLRLRPSVPPMDVPTYQTFKKFAKILQNPSNQKVRIAFVGKYVTGGSDAYFSVLQCFEHCQLILGINVEVFYLESEELEGENAEEAKAMLLKCDGIFVPGGFGVRGIDGKVNAVRLAREHNIPYFGVCLGMQVALIEFARNKLGWQDANSEEFDASSTHQMVRIMDADRERMGANMHLGAREVHIVESNSHMSAIYSGAKVVLERHRHRYEVNAKYLDDLRREGLVISAVSDPDAGASLRVEAIENLSLKFFFAVQFHPEFVSTPLDPSPPYLAFFAAAAGKEVNWPAECTGRRLPVSAQSSQVSS
- a CDS encoding hypothetical protein (TriTrypDB/GeneDB-style sysID: LpmP.20.4810), yielding MDAAETGNTDVVELVSDHYFPSDTNEATYQQQQLRGNGNRDGGPSTQLGLTSTSGQELEGYIYSDAAVLDLQSHAWISVPSAAVRRRRWRLVNCMWEQNPPIAITITDLSLSVKPTQESLWVVPQEANASTTDALQQDSSFLQVPHEKASAKASESLRDEHVVTDGSVAAKDSHPLVMAPGSAGSWNITKWRLADAPYLHRGFTSDVFPSECRQLLEDLPMGTQMEDWSMFVVAATLSFYQRQAHEWATSWWTWCAELSGRGGILLPGWLTAPSAGATVDGNLLSVAGSVTTTATAAASAVLAPLLSVLYALSCLLRAGHHALAQLLSYETLLTLPAKDSIMWSLVTNDLWRLQMELMLLSIAFILLFVCALVVMRYRKYTETLESWEAEMTRHNAAEVAKWAAEMDLRQRVARTTTSAGVATGEPSTHANASGDSSSGLFKAPARASSASLSGCGSLRREPLAEMPREVLDSVSKCQDGSLWYVDSEGAASIVSSQRQLRESSDSGTSDASMPQFSGELLQDSFRGCGATADGGVDVVGGNATKPVRVSASLFLTEQEPSVATGDEWVVAGGSR
- a CDS encoding hypothetical protein (TriTrypDB/GeneDB-style sysID: LpmP.20.4820), with translation MDMHEVHVAATAADTTATAQQPSAELTATAPFAEDPTVHPNPQSPPSSTVSGTFSATTGVAEAKRVTATLSTAADSLEPVLVGKVVSAEFSEARSTRQASDLNAVQNDTGPPRRVHSGEQKECFPPATSASFSSSSNSNNDSSNGDASFDHIELIFDFGRYVGQVDPLTGLRDGHGCQHYNSGNVYTGEWRNGAADGFGEKCYKNGDVYRGNWRQGKRSGRGAYLFAQGDFYDGMYLEDDPEGYGIYTTLKGDRYAGRWKAGHKHGKGRETLVNGQVFVGNWRNGKKQGRGKLYLPGTERYIYGIWNNDKFFRELTATEMGVEGEEDIVDEFGVPRDPFAPPVAPPWKKPPPSGGGITDHVLMGVTALEDRMESLGRALERVISGDDGDKNMQVPPTVAAGTADSTAGSVASSEECTGLPLHGFIVNNSHKGDEE